DNA sequence from the Malus sylvestris chromosome 10, drMalSylv7.2, whole genome shotgun sequence genome:
GAGTTAACCGCCGGCACCCAACTCCCTCTTTTGTCCTTGTTCGTACTACCAAAACCTGAGATTCTTGCTGATTTCAAGTTTTTGGCTCCTATCATACGGTATGATTCATACCAAACTGATACCTACTTTGTTTAGTACTTCAAGTGCTTCTTTGCACGTACTGTAAAACATGTAGCACATCACTTCCAACAAGCATTTCAATCTAGGAACTTTATATAATCAACTCTATACTCAGATCGTTTTCTTCATCAAGTTCTGAATAACTTTCTAGTCAGATCGTTCCTGCATTTCGTCTATGGCAGATGTTATAGACTAGCACTTGACGTAGGCATATAACATATACAAACTACGTGGATCATCGGTGGGGATGGGGCCATTATATACCAAATTATGCATCGGAGAACAAGTTAAGCTTTCTGCAGACTGAACTTCAAcacaatttgaaaaataaaacaatgaaGAAAATCCAGAATGCTGTCTACTCCCTTGCCAAACATAATGTGCGGTATCAATCGATTAGTTAATTATTGGTTTCTGCTTTCTGCAGAACGATCTCATAACCATGTACATCCCTTGATGAAGACAATATCATCATTTGTCATTTGTGTTCAAGTACAGACGATGATCTCTAACGTAATCAATTACTTCATCTGCAGTCAGATATTTTATTGACAATCCTCTTGAAATGCAATCCCTGAAAAACAATGTAAATTATCAATTCAACATTCCCTAAACATTTCTGTCAATGAATCAGATTGTCTTTACCTTACTCTCGTTGAACTTATTTGGTTCGGTACAAGTTCATCCACAACTTTTATGTTACcctacaaaagaagaaaaaggtttAATAGCATCAATGAGGCCACAAGCAGTGGACTGTAAgaagtttcaaaccaaaactATTCAGGCAACAAAAGGTTTTACACTTTGCAAACTTCGAATCACTACGAAATTTTTTGCTTTTCAATTTAGACCAAATTCTACCCCTTTACAGCACAATCCGAATAATTTGGTTAACTTATATTCAGATTTGAAAACTACATGAGAATAACACCATTGTGGACGCTAGTTAAACTAACCAGTCTAATATAGGTATAGCTAAAAAACCCAGTGTTATAACGCTGAATGAGATTTGATTGATCATTACAATTCACGAGCCCGAAAGCAATGGTAAATCAACTTActttgttctctttcaaaatttCATCATTTGAGATAATTTTGTCAACATCTTGTCCATCCCTGCGAATGGAAACCACACCATAATCTCCACATATGCTTCTCACCTGATAAATAAGAGCAAGAATCTGGACAATGAGATGATTATCTTGCATGAATCGACTATATATGACCACCGTAATATTGAATTATAGACAGACCTGCTCAGGAATCCAAAATCCAGGAATGACAAAAGACTGGAGTAGATCAGAACCACATACAAGCATGCACTTGAGGGATTCTATCACGAGCAAGACACAAAATTCAATCGTATTGCCCTCCAAATTAACAATGATGATGTAGAACTGAAACCAGCTCCAGAATTATCATGCATCAAATTGATTACACAAAGTCCGTAAAACGAAATTTGTGTTGAGTGTCAGCACTGCTGCTTATGGATGGATTCGATGGACTAAGAGCCTCAAACACCAATATGACAAAGCCTTCCTGACAAACTTCCTATGATGTTACAGCCATACAGTTTTGGGAAAGAACATGTGCACAGTGCATGTGTGCTTTGCATCTATACCTTCTCCATGCATACATATAACTtactaaaaaggtcgtacccagtgcacaaggctcccgctttacgcagggtctgggagaggtgaatgtcggctagccttacccctatttatggagaggctgctcccaagtctcgaacccgagacctaccgctcatgggcgaaggcacttgccatcgcaccaagtgcgacctctacatACATATAacttactaaaaaaaaaaaaagctgccGGTGCAGCTTAATTGCTCAAACGGAAAATAAGGGATAACAGTTTGCAAATCTTACCACTTGGTATCATACCAGCCTCAGACAAGAAACCCTTGACTCTAGACAGAACAGTTAAGGTGCGCTGGAAGCTACTTTGTCTTGCCTGTAAAATCAATTTATAACTTCTATGCATAAGTACACAGAACCCTAGCGGTAGTAAATAAATAAGACACAGAACCACATACAGAATCATCATCTAAGATTCTAAAGAATTTTTGTGGTGGAGAAGGAGGGACATACCTCCCACGGATCAACCATTATAAATTCTGAACTCTTGCAAGCTAGATGACACATCTGTACACGATGTTCAGCAGATATAAGTCCCTACATAGCCAACCAAGTGACCATCTCAGTATGTGGCAACAGAGGGATGTGATACCTGATTATGTAATTTAGTTATAGCACTTCACTAGCATAAAGTGGTAAAAAAACCTCATAACTGAGACAAACTCATTCAAGTAACTTTTGTTATAACTTTAATCGTGTTGCTTCTACAACGCCGGTTAAAAGGGTCATGGAAGAACTTGAGGTATATGACCAACTTCCTAATGTAGCCTCATCTCAGAAATGTAGCCTCATCTCAGAACTTTGGTCGGTACTGCTGTGCATATTGTGCACTTAACATTGAGCATATAAAAGCTTTTTCTACTCCGATGCCTACAGAGATGCTATTAAGGTTACAAACCTTCTTGTTGTATGCATCATTAACAGGCGAAATATAAGCTCCAATTACACAAAAGCCTTCTGAATTTAGTGCATCTCTTGCCAGCTCTGTTGACAAGAACAAAATTGGTcgaaatataaattaaaaactgTAATTTCCACTGAAAACTAAGCCAAAGATCCAAAGTCACAATTAGAAAATGAAACCCACGAGGCAATGACCCGGTCAAAAGAAGAGAGTGCATTTTGCATATATGTAAATTCCCAATTTAGCTGTCAAATGAGAAAGAAATTTAGAacttgtttggaagtgcttttaaagcAGCTGAAAGCGCTTCTGGTGAAAATGTTTGTGGAACATCCTTCGTAAAAATGCAATTGAATCCTGAAAAAGCACtttagaacccaaaaacattttcgcTAAAAAtgctttcaatcatttaaaaaaaactttcaaacgAGCCCTTAGTTTGTGCCGCAACTTACCCAACATTCGTAAATGCATATAGGTAGGAGGATTGAAACTTCCAGTTGCTACTAGAACTACGTACTTCTTGTCCCTagtttagagagaaagaaagagtgaGCTAACATATTTCCAAAAACATTACACCTTATGGTACGAACTTTGTCAGCATTAACATAATAACATCCATGCTGGAAAtttaacaaacaaatgcaattcTCCGAAAACTAAAAGGTAATGCAATTTCTACTGCCAGCTAAAATCTAATGTCTTTAAGCTATACGTTTATGTATTCCTTCCAGTTCCTTCTATCATCCTGCTAAAGTTGAAGCAAAATTCAATCTTCGAAAACCAGACATGTTCGGTATCTCGAACGATACAAATACAAGCAAAAACATCAATAAATAAAACTGATAAGGTGAACTTACTTGTTATCGTGATTAACCAAATGCAGAGCTAATTTATTAACAGGCAGAGGGATGTCCATCGCAGCTGAAAAAAGTAAAAGAACCAAATTGGTACTGGTTTGGCATtgcttaaattttttcaaaagcaGGTGTGGAAAAAAGCtggggtgttttttttttttttgaaaacatgactGGGGTGTTTTATGTCTTTGGAAAACAGAGCCAAACCTgctttttttcaaagttagGGGTCAGTCAAAGCTGAAAATAGCAGCTTTGTAATGACCCTAACTTGGAAAAAATAGCAGCTTTTCCTTTGTAATGACCCCTAGTCCTATCACAAAATTTGTAATGACATTAACTGATTCCCGGATTAAAAAATTGTTGCTTTTCATCGAATTCACAGAAAGAGCTGACATCAGAAATTTTCGACGATTATGAAAAACCCATTTCCCTCCATTTTCTTACGTTTTCCTAGCAGCCAAACAGATAATAAAAAACCACTCACAAGGATacaacaaaacaagaaaacccaAGTCAAAGCACtggcaaacaagccacaccaagaTTATAAAATTGGAGAATAAGCCAAACCAGATTAGAAAATTGGAAAATAGTTTTTAAAATATGAGTACCCTTTCGAGAATCGATGACTTAAAGGTCGGTTCTTTTCGCGCCGCTTGGAGCCGGTCCTCTCGACGATGACGGTCAAGGAGTCGGGGCGGTGGAACTGAAGCTCAGACACGAACTGGGTTCCCGCTCGATGGGTTCGATAGAAGCGGTAGGCTGGCAGCTGGCTGGGATGAGATGTGATTGCCAACTGAGAAAAAGTTTTCTCGTCAAAGGCCGTTTTTATTGGGTTAACATTTTGACTATTGTTTAACGTATCTGTTAATTTACAACACGCGGTGAAATTATAgggaaatggaagagggaaagattgaaactttgttTCCTTAGCTATTGAGCTCTGCTAAGATTATGGCGGATTTCACAAGGCTTCCCATGGCGTCTTGTGCTCTTGTTTTTTTAGTCACGGATTTTGACGTCCTCTCACGCATTCAAAACTGCCACAGCATTCTCCCGGCGCTTTCTTCTATTGCTATTCAGAATCATGAGGTCCAGGAGTCCCAGTCCCGGAGCAGTTGGGCAACTCAATCAGGTCGGTCTGAAGCTCATTTGATTCTTAACCTTTTCGTTTTGCTATTTTTCGTGTTACGACCGATATTACTCCTCTAAGCTAGACTAAGAGAAGCAGGGTTTGAATTCGGGACGCAGCGAGTAAAAGAGGAAGCCTCTTTTCGTTGAAATTGTACTGAAATTGTGCCTATTGAtgttgttttgtaggtgaaggagCCATACAACCGTTCCAGAAAGGACCCGTTTTTCGATGGCCTGTTGAGGCTTGATGATCAGAATCCTAGCCCTCCTACTGTTGATTTTCCGGCAATCCCTGTAAGGCGGAACATTTCTCGTACCATGTCGGATATTGGTAACACTCTCACAAGAAAAGGGCAGCTTCCATTCTCTGATGATAGTGTTCTTGAGCCCTTTGAAAGGGCGAAACTTGGTAAAACTGCTTCATTTGCATTCACTAATGTTCAGCCAGTTTCTAGCTTTGATTTGGGGAAATTAAATGAGCCCGCCATTGAAGCAAATGATCATAAGCATGGTAGAGTAAATGGTCTAGCAAGTGTCACAAGTGGGAAATCATTCAGGGTGAATAGAAGGAAAGAAAACCTGTCCACAGTTTCACTTCCTCAGTCTGCTGCATCGTTTTATAATGGGGACTCGCCGCAATTTGAAATTGTTGCATCGTGTCCAAGCATTTACAAGCTTAATTTGTTTCTTAAAGCCACAAAGGATGAAGTTAAGGCCGGTGTCCCGGGAAAATTCTTACATGTTGTAATGGCTCAAGATGTTGCTGGTAATGCCTGCCTTTAATTCTCCTTTCCAACATTTCTTTACTTGTACTTTTGTGATTTCTGTatcgtattttttttttaaatttacatCTATATGTAAGTAACCTCATTGTGCTACAGTATGAGtttcaaaacaaacttaataTGCCATGTATACCCTGAAAAGATAAAAAACATTTGAGTTGTTATCCTGTCTAATACTATATAGATGTTTTGCTGAACTCAATATGTCCATAAACTTTAtcaatacaaattaaaaaagtaaactTAATATGTCCATAAATTTTATCAATAcgaattgaaaaataaatataagaaaCCTGTATTTTGATGCTGATAATGTGTTTCAGAATGGTCGTCGAGATTTCTCTATCTTTCAGCCAAATTTGTGAATTTATGTCAGTATACATTTTTGCCTCTCTTTGACAATTTGCAGATGTTGGATCTGTTGCTTCAACCGTCAGTTATGCCTTCTACCTGAATGAAACACAAAAATCTGACCAGTTCTGCACAGTGCCTGTCATCAACATGAAGAGGTCGGCCATAAATTCTAAAGCTGAACTCAAATGGTTACTTGATTCTTGTCAAATTGATCAGTCATCCTTAATATTCGTGGATGAGGTACGTTCCATTGACTGCTGGAATTTATAATGTTTTATGGTGTTCTTCTATTAGCTTTCACTTTAGTAGGTCAGTGCTGATGACCAAAGATAGGTATGTTCCATTGACTACTGgaatttttaatgttttatgGTGTTCTTCTATTAGCTTCCACTTAGATAGGTCAGTGCTGATGACCAAAGATAGTCCAActccttttattttatcattcAGTAAAGTTTTAATCCCTGTCGTGATTTTCTTGGTGAAACTAAATACAAGATTCACATTATCCATTCAAGTGCTCTAGAACACAGCCTTAATCCTCAGTTTACTGTCCCCCATGTTGGCTCCCTTACTACCCCCAATCATTCACCGCTCCCTGCCTCTCCCCTATGTGGAACAACCATATCGTTGAATCATATGTGAATCATTCGGTTTTACAGTTGACTTATccggattcttttctctctcattttaaACGCCCTTACCTGTGAGTCTGTGACTAGCTGGGGCCTGACTTATAACTTTTCAATTAGGACATGTCTGTTCAACTTATGAGTTTATCTTTCACGTGAAATTTGGAGCAGATTGATCTGTCATATTATGATCTATTTGGGAGTCTTAAAGTAGTTCTA
Encoded proteins:
- the LOC126587950 gene encoding uncharacterized protein LOC126587950 isoform X1, whose translation is MRSRSPSPGAVGQLNQVKEPYNRSRKDPFFDGLLRLDDQNPSPPTVDFPAIPVRRNISRTMSDIGNTLTRKGQLPFSDDSVLEPFERAKLGKTASFAFTNVQPVSSFDLGKLNEPAIEANDHKHGRVNGLASVTSGKSFRVNRRKENLSTVSLPQSAASFYNGDSPQFEIVASCPSIYKLNLFLKATKDEVKAGVPGKFLHVVMAQDVADVGSVASTVSYAFYLNETQKSDQFCTVPVINMKRSAINSKAELKWLLDSCQIDQSSLIFVDEIDLSYYDLFGSLKVVLLNGHKLPAKQEALKEAVVENFNCKQGESVYPWVKSVTVAEDSSCCTVVAEKFSLISPEILAGQGFSRLLLAAILLDSTNLCSSHCSTKDKYMSALLIHGAGRFGCNGLYQLLRYKMYDVSNLKISDILRKDFKKWTRVGKLEGLGARTSQIGMSSTGMPIAQLLEHENASVREIKNFQQMEKLQLLVVVSGYYDSKKNFKREILVSAESVELLKNLLFFFNSDASQLPLKAIHQPGLGEVMQVFEIDKVTSRKTIERLLEEFGGTLKG
- the LOC126587966 gene encoding nicotinamide/nicotinic acid mononucleotide adenylyltransferase-like, encoding MDIPLPVNKLALHLVNHDNKDKKYVVLVATGSFNPPTYMHLRMLELARDALNSEGFCVIGAYISPVNDAYNKKGLISAEHRVQMCHLACKSSEFIMVDPWEARQSSFQRTLTVLSRVKGFLSEAGMIPSESLKCMLVCGSDLLQSFVIPGFWIPEQVRSICGDYGVVSIRRDGQDVDKIISNDEILKENKGNIKVVDELVPNQISSTRVRDCISRGLSIKYLTADEVIDYVRDHRLYLNTNDK
- the LOC126587950 gene encoding uncharacterized protein LOC126587950 isoform X2; this translates as MRSRSPSPGAVGQLNQVKEPYNRSRKDPFFDGLLRLDDQNPSPPTVDFPAIPVRRNISRTMSDIGNTLTRKGQLPFSDDSVLEPFERAKLGKTASFAFTNVQPVSSFDLGKLNEPAIEANDHKHGRVNGLASVTSGKSFRVNRRKENLSTVSLPQSAASFYNGDSPQFEIVASCPSIYKLNLFLKATKDEVKAGVPGKFLHVVMAQDVADVGSVASTVSYAFYLNETQKSDQFCTVPVINMKRSAINSKAELKWLLDSCQIDQSSLIFVDEIDLSYYDLFGSLKVVLLNGHKLPAKQEALKEAVVENFNCKQDSSCCTVVAEKFSLISPEILAGQGFSRLLLAAILLDSTNLCSSHCSTKDKYMSALLIHGAGRFGCNGLYQLLRYKMYDVSNLKISDILRKDFKKWTRVGKLEGLGARTSQIGMSSTGMPIAQLLEHENASVREIKNFQQMEKLQLLVVVSGYYDSKKNFKREILVSAESVELLKNLLFFFNSDASQLPLKAIHQPGLGEVMQVFEIDKVTSRKTIERLLEEFGGTLKG
- the LOC126587950 gene encoding uncharacterized protein LOC126587950 isoform X3, which encodes MRSRSPSPGAVGQLNQVKEPYNRSRKDPFFDGLLRLDDQNPSPPTVDFPAIPVRRNISRTMSDIGNTLTRKGQLPFSDDSVLEPFERAKLGKTASFAFTNVQPVSSFDLGKLNEPAIEANDHKHGRVNGLASVTSGKSFRVNRRKENLSTVSLPQSAASFYNGDSPQFEIVASCPSIYKLNLFLKATKDEVKAGVPGKFLHVVMAQDVADVGSVASTVSYAFYLNETQKSDQFCTVPVINMKRSAINSKAELKWLLDSCQIDQSSLIFVDEIDLSYYDLFGSLKVVLLNGHKLPAKQEALKEAVVENFNCKQGESVYPWVKSVTVAEDSSCCTVVAEKFSLISPEILAGQGFSRLLLAAILLDSTNLCSSHCSTKDKYMSALLIHGAGRFGCNGLYQLLRYKMYDVSNLKISDILRKDFKKWTRVGKLEGLGARTSQIGMSSTGMPIAQLLEHENASVREIKNFQQMEKLQLLVVVSGYYDSKKNFKNKLNM